A stretch of the Lolium perenne isolate Kyuss_39 chromosome 3, Kyuss_2.0, whole genome shotgun sequence genome encodes the following:
- the LOC127341509 gene encoding zinc finger CCCH domain-containing protein 2-like gives MMMMSEGVSVPPWGSLPVSGVDAGTGDEMTPYLLAALRQYLPRNDLLPLDNAGSDDDEAAAMAAAADAYACDEFRMYDFKVRRCARGRSHDWTECPFAHPGEKARRRDPRKFHYSGAACPDFRKGGCKRGDACDYAHGVFECWLHPARYRTQPCKDGTACRRRVCFFAHTPDQLRSIPAQHASPRSSTPLSPLAESYDGSPLRRQAFETYLTGKSGGIMSSSPTSTLLSSPPKSPPSESPPMSPDALRRGAWPGVGSPGVNDVMASLRQLRLSKAQSSPSGGWTNTYHLSPAAAYGSPKGGGGGLYSLPTTPMATPTTTTSFMANLEPLNLRFMDDDEPVQRVESGRALREKVFERLSRDGPASGSSCYGAGPDVGWVSDLIN, from the coding sequence ATGATGATGATGAGCGAGGGCGTGAGCGTGCCGCCGTGGGGCAGCCTCCCGGTGAGCGGCGTCGACGCCGGCACCGGCGACGAGATGACCCCCTACCTCCTCGCCGCGCTGCGCCAGTACCTGCCCCGCAACGACCTCCTCCCCCTCGACAACgccggctccgacgacgacgaggcggcggcgatggccgccgccgccgacgcgtaCGCGTGCGACGAGTTCCGCATGTACGACTTCAAGGTGCGCCGCTGCGCGCGCGGGCGGAGCCACGACTGGACCGAGTGCCCCTTCGCGCACCCGGGCGAGAAGGCGCGGCGCCGCGACCCGCGCAAGTTCCACTACTCCGGCGCCGCCTGCCCGGACTTCCGCAAGGGCGGCTGCAAGCGCGGCGACGCCTGCGACTACGCGCACGGCGTCTTCGAGTGCTGGCTCCACCCGGCGCGCTACCGCACGCAGCCCTGCAAGGACGGCACCGCATGCCGCCGCCGCGTCTGCTTCTTCGCGCACACCCCCGACCAGCTCCGCTCCATCCCCGCGCAGCACGCCAGCCCGCGGAGCAGCACGCCCCTGTCCCCGCTCGCAGAGTCCTACGACGGCTCCCCGCTCCGGCGCCAGGCGTTCGAGACCTACCTCACCGGCAAGAGCGGCGGCATCATGTCCTCCTCCCCCACCAGCACCCTCCTCTCCTCCCCGCCCAAGTCGCCGCCCTCCGAGTCCCCGCCAATGTCGCCCGACGCGCTCCGCCGCGGCGCGTGGCCCGGCGTCGGCTCCCCCGGCGTCAACGACGTCATGGCGTCCCTCCGCCAGCTGCGCCTCTCCAAGGCGCAGTCGTCCCCGTCCGGCGGCTGGACCAACACCTACCACCTCTCCCCCGCGGCCGCGTACGGCTCCCccaagggcggcggcggcgggctctACAGCCTCCCCACCACCCCCATGGCCACTCCCACCACCACAACCAGCTTCATGGCCAACCTGGAGCCGCTCAACCTCCGCTTCATGGACGACGACGAGCCGGTGCAGAGGGTCGAGTCCGGCCGGGCCCTCCGCGAGAAGGTCTTCGAGCGGCTCTCCAGGGATGGTCCCGCGTCCGGCAGCAGCTGCTACGGCGCCGGCCCCGACGTCGGCTGGGTCTCCGACCTCATCAACTGA